Below is a window of Bacillus horti DNA.
GGGATTGGAAGTGGCTGTTAAAGAGATTGTTTTGCTAGGAGAGCCTATTTTGAGAAGGGTGTGTCAGCCAATCTCAGAGTTTGGAGGTAACGAGCTTCAGCTACTAAATGATTTGACTGATACTCTGTATGCTGAACCAGGTCGGGCAGGACTTGCTGCTCCTCAAATTGGAATAGCAATACGTATGGCTGTCTTAGATTGTGATGGTGAGCTTATCGAGCTCATTAATCCTGTTTTATTATCTTCTTCAGGTGAGCAGGTTGGCTATGAAGCATGCTTATCTATTCCTGAAGTGTTTGGTCAGGTAACAAGAGCTCACTCAGTAAAGGTTCAAACTTTAACACGAACAGGGAAAGAAGTGGTTATTGAGAGGCAGGGCTTTACAGCCGTTTGTATTCTGCATGAGTTAGATCATTTAGATGGAAAACTGTTTTTGGATCATGTTGAACAGGGTTATTTGTTTCATGAGTTGACTGGTGAAGAGTTAGATGTACAAGAGTGGATTAGGCGTTCTAAGTAAAAAGCTTTATACATCTGTTAGATATTTTGCAAGAATGGGTATACCATTAATAGGGCGTAGGATAGACAATAATATTGGTATTGATTTAGAAAATGGATAGTAAGAAGACGGATGCATAAAGCTCTATATAAAAATAAAGGGGAGTTTAGCATGTCAAATAGGAAACTAATTTTAGTTAAACATGCCTTGCCAATTATTGATGAAGAGAAAGCGTCTGGGGAATGGCATTTATCTGATGAAGGAAAAGAGAAATGCAGGGATTTAGCTAAGCTTTTAAAGGATGTACATACTCATTCTATTTATTCGAGCTATGTGCCTAAAGCGAAGGAAACGGCAGAAGGTATAGCGGAGGTTTTGGGCTGTAATGTTGTAGCTCATGAGAATTTGCATGAGCATTCAAGAAATGAAGTGAATTTTATGCCTCGTGGCGTTTTCATAGATACAATGATGAAATTCTTTCAGTATCCTCATGCCTTAATTTTCGGAGAGGAAACGGCAAATGAAGCGAAAAATCGCTTTACTCAAGCTGTGAAAGAAATTGTTTATCAGACACCACAGGAGGATGACATTGTGATTGTGGCTCATGGAACGGTGAACACGTTGTTTGTATCTGAGTTTAATGAGATTAATCAATTTGAGTTTTGGAATACGCTGGATTTACCGTCTTATGTCGTTTTAGATGCAAATAGCTTTAAATTGGTTGAGCTTGTTGAACAAGTTGGCTAAGGGCTATAAATAAATATATTCTACTCATACTATGATTGTAGAAAGGAGAATGTAAGATGGCTCAATTAAATCAAGAAGAAATTAAACAATTGCTTAAAGACGCAAAAAGAATTGCTGTGGTTGGACTATCAGACAAGCCTCATCGTACAAGCTATAAAATTGCTGAGTATTTACAGCAGCAGGGATATACGATTGTTCCTGTAAATCCTACGGTAGCAGAGGTCCTTGGTGAAAAAGCGTATCCATCCATCCTTGATATCGAAGGAGATATTGACATTGTAAACGTGTTTCGTAGAAGCGAGGAAACGGTAGAGCCAGCAAAGCAAGCAGCTGAAAAAGGAGCTAAAGCTCTTTGGCTACAGTTAGGAATTGAAAACGAAGAAGCTTATCAAATCGCCTCAGAGGCAGGCTTACAGGTTGTTATGAATCGTTGTATTCTTGTAGAGCATCAGAAAGGCTAAGAGTTCAATCTTAGCCTGCTAGAAGAGGGCTTACTCAAGCTTTATTGAGTAAGCCCTCTTAAACTGATTGAAGCTATTATTAGAGGCAAGCTGTTGTATATAAAGGGAGGTAGAGATAAATGAATCATTCTGAGGACAAGCAATCAAAACTACCGACGACTACTGAGAAGAGAAAAAATGAACATATTGAGGTATGTCTACAAGAGGATGTTCAAGGTGTTGGGATTACCAATGGCTTTGAACGCTACCGTTTTATACATAATGCCTTACCAGAAATCGATTTTGAGGATATTCAGACAGCAACGACATTTTTATCTAAGACAATGCCTGTACCCTTTTTAATAAGTTCCATGACAGGAGGAACTCAGCTTGCTTGGGAGATTAATCAGCGAATAGCACAGGCTGCAGAAGAGCGTGGCTGGGCCATGGGGCTTGGGTCGATGAGAGCTGCACTTGAAAATCCTGAAGCTGAGTTTTCATTTAAAATTAGAAAGTACGCACCTTCAATCCCTGTATTTGCTAATATTGGTGCAGTTCAGTTCAACTACGGCTATGGTGTAGAGCAGTGTTTGCGAGCTGTTGACATGATAGAAGCGGATACCTTAGTTCTTCACCTTAACAGTATGCAAGAGGTTTTTCAGCCTGAGGGGGATAAAAATTTCAAACAGCTGTTAAATAAGATGGAAAAGGTTATACACTCTTTACCGATACCAGTAGGGGTGAAGGAGGTAGGCTGGGGAATATCAGCCGATTCCGCTAAGCGCTTGAAGGAAATAGGAGTACAATATATTGACGTAGCTGGAGCAGGAGGAACGTCATGGAGTCAGGTAGAAAAGTATAGAACCAAGGATGCTCTATACAGAGAAATGGCGGAGACGTTTGCAGGCTGGGGAAATCCGACAGCTGAATGTGTGAAGGAAATTAAA
It encodes the following:
- the def gene encoding peptide deformylase, which codes for MAVKEIVLLGEPILRRVCQPISEFGGNELQLLNDLTDTLYAEPGRAGLAAPQIGIAIRMAVLDCDGELIELINPVLLSSSGEQVGYEACLSIPEVFGQVTRAHSVKVQTLTRTGKEVVIERQGFTAVCILHELDHLDGKLFLDHVEQGYLFHELTGEELDVQEWIRRSK
- a CDS encoding histidine phosphatase family protein translates to MSNRKLILVKHALPIIDEEKASGEWHLSDEGKEKCRDLAKLLKDVHTHSIYSSYVPKAKETAEGIAEVLGCNVVAHENLHEHSRNEVNFMPRGVFIDTMMKFFQYPHALIFGEETANEAKNRFTQAVKEIVYQTPQEDDIVIVAHGTVNTLFVSEFNEINQFEFWNTLDLPSYVVLDANSFKLVELVEQVG
- a CDS encoding CoA-binding protein, coding for MAQLNQEEIKQLLKDAKRIAVVGLSDKPHRTSYKIAEYLQQQGYTIVPVNPTVAEVLGEKAYPSILDIEGDIDIVNVFRRSEETVEPAKQAAEKGAKALWLQLGIENEEAYQIASEAGLQVVMNRCILVEHQKG
- the fni gene encoding type 2 isopentenyl-diphosphate Delta-isomerase; the encoded protein is MNHSEDKQSKLPTTTEKRKNEHIEVCLQEDVQGVGITNGFERYRFIHNALPEIDFEDIQTATTFLSKTMPVPFLISSMTGGTQLAWEINQRIAQAAEERGWAMGLGSMRAALENPEAEFSFKIRKYAPSIPVFANIGAVQFNYGYGVEQCLRAVDMIEADTLVLHLNSMQEVFQPEGDKNFKQLLNKMEKVIHSLPIPVGVKEVGWGISADSAKRLKEIGVQYIDVAGAGGTSWSQVEKYRTKDALYREMAETFAGWGNPTAECVKEIKQQQAELLCIASGGINNGLEAAKAIALGAHMVGYGRSLLQSSVDSVEQLAERLTKIELELKIAMFGVGAADLSELKGTKHLKSI